In Oscarella lobularis chromosome 18, ooOscLobu1.1, whole genome shotgun sequence, the following proteins share a genomic window:
- the LOC136198061 gene encoding kinesin-like protein KIF13A isoform X1: protein MSKVIVAVRVRPMNQREIEIGCNCVIDMTPQQTTLKSNKKGTKNFAYDHCFWSMDDKNPKHRNQEAVFEALGRDVLENAFQGYNACVFAYGQTGSGKSYTMMGAPGQKGIIPRLCDSLFERISSNDDTRLTFKVEVSYMEIYNEKVRDLLDPRRQKQSLKVREHQSLGPYVDGLSKLAVKSFADIESLMIEGNKSRTVASTNMNSESSRSHAVFTVVMTQTMFDPETQAGHEKVSRISLVDLAGSERAGKSGAEGDRLREGSNINKSLTTLGLVISNLADQSAGKSKKGTFIPYRDSVLTWLLKDNLGGNSKTVMVATVSPAEDNYEETLSTLRYADRAKRIVNNAIVNEDPNAKVIRELREELDRLRSMLSGGQMPGGVGSEVDQKEVDNLKEKLAISERLMNSITMTWEEKLAETERIHHKRQEALEEMGISIQASGIGVESGKFYLVNLNADPSLNELLVYYLRPYMRVGRKDGVPPPDIRLQGLGIHPQHCVLETEDRDLYVTPEKNAQTFINGCLVTERTLLYQGDRILWGNNHFFRVSCDRKRESTGGEENVPMDYESAKKEVSMNEMLRTNVDDVVKSLEEKHIADKQGALDEQRMMYEKKLEELRGQMQSTVKRDSTSPPATPATPGSARGSRLDLLSDEEEELYNEEDLRRLKENMLSAMEMVREANCLSSEMDKDVKFKVSLQIRREFLSPRRKGAPKRKRPNEVVIALNYAKNKSRNTTWSVDKLEDKLVDMRDMYQRLQDGALKDELEMNDPFYDQDSHVLIGVANLFLECLHHEVELEYSPPIIDQKGEICGRLDVKIKRHQSFDLTDDMTDFVLLGNTPRMNGDDSYWTIQVSVVEASGLPQEWCKYVFCQYDFFNHKQVIVSPLRDSNGVAIVRRQKVIFENDHIFPVVATDDFVDYIAYDCIRFEVYGNRSIGFSEALVQPRALKNRSLSERWSEVLKRFEMIVEVMELNETGEYAPVQLVERPDNRTGGIFLLKQGQSRRIHVVINAVKGSGSGPVAFEAVEKIAVGAVVHQNKQAISLDSYTDIGLEKLREKWSSALMKRRAFLDEQIHRIVDKSGGIKNRSKDDMERESELIDEWTLLQWERQAVTQPMPGTGVPGSPSVRNKHLGPAMETKVTSVFLDLTEETISLGELAVIADDYLLDGEDDESMIDLPIVKTSDKQIAAVASWDSSQHDNVHLNKATNDRDRVYLVLKMTARLSHPLPVRLVLRKRICVKIYKKSGLGIASVLKQKFVRSDKRVRCGAVYEIAAGIPKQAGMDRPASPDPEQMLAAEEEEEENVLDRVSHGVSSVISILSLDRLRQEVAVKERLADLGRPLKKLPPPMTIKPLSSLSRADSGTLYEDTEETPSSQLNLRGLRVPSPGVLASAISKISDSNSLTPSAADPTHKPVRRLISLAREEEKEKEKEVETNQEDQSLGSLAEDTKEDDEGSGDCSAEKEVEESIAKEDAERAVEPEEETKVKEEEEQEAQSSTPPLLKVEDLVEEQEEKISDMTSETATVAVRDESSTTDVQGACAATEEESKAAESANSEPPVEEVPKVSEPEESSVEVSVTTEETPPTEVEQLSAEPGALKNADIEVKETGDSRENRAEETPSPSAVAPSEQAQAEKETEREETSVAVASEEAEEPSTSANQTEAPSPSVVETEREQPSPKLETEKIEVEKPSPQPSSLSSSTSPPVRPSSAKSEEGSIALTESNESDIERPTAAVAAAAPAASSNPKKEITSLPVDSEPEKPQVVLKVGEIVMVDMARGYKMGTVKYVGETQFQPGQWIGVALDTPHGKHNGTVKEVVYFKCRPKHGVFVRSDKIVKAPDLSSSPKPPPKSSSKHSPTPPRRTSLPSTNSSRLKGSGMKSKFSASALKK, encoded by the exons ATGTCGAAAGtgatcgtcgccgtgcgaGTTCGCCCGATGAACCAAAGAG AAATCGAAATCGGCTGCAATTGCGTCATTGACATGACTCCGCAGCAGACGACATTGAAGAGCAATaa gaagGGCACAAAG AACTTTGCCTATGATCATTGTTTCTGGTCGATGGACGACAAGAATCCCAAGCACAGGAACCAAGAGGCGGTGTTCGAGGCGCTCGGTCGCGACGTTCTGGAGAACGCCTTCCAAGGCTACAACGCCTGCGTGTTTGCCTACGGCCAGACGG GTTCCGGGAAGTCGTATACCATGATGGGCGCACCGGGTCAGAAGGGGATCATACCTCGACTGTGCGATTCTCTTTTCGAAAGGATTTCGAGT AACGACGATACGAGACTGACGTTCAAGGTCGAGGTTTCCTACATGGAAATCTATAATGAGAAAGTGAGAGACCTACTCGATCCGCGAAG GCAAAAGCAATCGTTGAAAGTGCGAGAGCATCAGAGTCTCGGTCCCTACGTCGACGGACTCTCAAAACTCGCCGTCAAATCCTTTGCA GACATTGAATCTCTCATGATTGAGGGAAATAAGTCTCGCACCGTTGCCTCGACGAATATGAATTCGGAGAGTTCGCGTTCTCATGCGGTGTTTACCGTCGTCATGACGCAGACGATGTTCGATCCAGAAACTCAA GCTGGGCACGAAAAAGTCTCGCGAATTagtctcgtcgatttggcgGGCAGCGAGCGTGCCGGAAAATCGGGCGCCGAAGGCGATCGCCTTCGAGAGGGAAGCAATATCAACAAGTCGTTGACGACGCTCGGTCTTGTCATCTCGAATCTCGCCGATCAG TCAGCTGGAAAGTCAAAGAAGGGAACGTTTATTCCCTACAGAGACTCTGTACTGACCTGGCTTTTAAAG GATAATCTCGGAGGCAATAGCAAGACGGTGATGGTAGCCACGGTCAGTCCGGCCGAGGATAACTACGAGGAGACGCTGTCGACGCTACGGTACGCCGACAGAGCAAAGCGCATCGTCAACAACGCCATCGTCAATGAGGATCCAAATGCAAAG gttaTAAGGGAAttgagagaagagttggatCGGTTGCGGAGTATGCTGTCGGGTGGCCAGATGCCAGGTGGAGTAGGCAGCGAAGTGGATCAGAAAGAG GTGGACAATCTGAAGGAGAAGCTGGCTATTAGTGAGAGGCTAATGAACAGCATAACGATGACTTGGGAAGAGAAATTGGCCGAAACGGAGCGAATTCACCAT aaaagGCAAGAGGCTCTGGAAGAGATGGGCATCTCGATTCAAGCATCcggaatcggcgtcgaatcgGGAAAGTTCTATCTCGTCAATCTGAACGCCGATCCGTCGTTAAACGAACTTCTTGTCTACTATCTCAGA ccTTATATGAGAGTCGGCCGAAAGGACGGCGTACCTCCTCCT GACATTCGACTTCAAGGTTTAGGAATTCATCCGCAGCACTGCGTTCTCGAGACAGAAGATCGCGATCTCTACGTCACGCCGGAGAAGAACGCTCAGACGTTCATCAACGGATGTCTCGTCACGGAGAGAACGCTTCTCTATCAGGGCGATCGCATACTCTGGGGAAACAATCATTTCTTTCGAGTCAGCTGCGATCGAAAGCGAG AATCGACTGGCGGCGAGGAGAACGTTCCCATGGACTACGAGTCCGCCAAGAAAGAAGTCTCCATGAATGAGATGCTGcgaacgaacgtcgacgacgttgtcaaGTCGCTCGAAGAGAAACACATAGCCGACAAACAAG GCGCTCTCGACGAACAGAGAATGATGTACGAGAAGAAGCTCGAAGAATTGAGAGGTCAGATGCAGAGTACGGTGAAGCgggattcgacgtcgccgccggcgacgccggcgacgccCGGCTCGGCGCGAGGAAGTCGACTCGATCTATTGAG tgacgaagaagaggagctcTACAACGAAGAGGACTTGAGACGATTGAAGGAGAACATGTTATCCGCTATGGAGATGGTTAG GGAGGCGAATTGTCTTAGTAGTGAAATGGAtaaagacgtcaaattcaaagTGTCGCTTCAG attcgtcgcgaatttttGTCGCCGCGTCGAAAGGGCGCCCCCAAGCGAAAGCGTCCAAACGAAGTCGTAATCGCGTTGAACTACGCCAAGAATAAAAGTCGAAACACga cttgGTCCGTCGATAAGCTTGAGGATAAATTGGTCGACATGCGCGACATGTATCAGCGACTTCAGGACGGCGCCTTGAAGGACGAACTCGAGATGAACGATCCGTTTTACGATCAAGACTCGCACGTGCTCATCGGCGTCGCTAATCTATTTCTCGAATGTCTTCACCACGAAGTCGAGCTCGAGTATTCGCCTCCGATTATCGACCAGAAGGGAGAG ATTTGCGGTCGACTTGACGTGAAGATTAAACGACATCAGTCTT TTGATCTGACTGACGATATGACCGACTTCGTTCTCCTTGGCAACACTCCGCGaatgaacggcgacgacagttATTGGACTATTCAG GTTTCCGTTGTTGAAGCGTCCGGCCTGCCTCAGGAATGGTGCAAGTACGTCTTCTGCCAGTACGACTTCTTCAATCACAAGCAGGTCATCGTGTCGCCGTTGAGAGACtcgaacggcgtcgcgaTTGTGCGCCGGCAAAAAGTCATATTCGAAAACGATCAC atttttcCTGTCGTGGCAacggacgatttcgtcgactaCATCGCCTACGACTGCATTCGCTTCGAAGTCTACGGCAATCGTAGTATAGGCTTCTCTGAGGCGCTGGTTCAGCCTCGAGCGCTGAAAAATCGATCGCTATCCGAAAG GTGGAGCGAAGTGCTGAAGCGATTTGAAATGATCGTCGAAGTGATGGAGCTGAACGAGACGGGAGAATATGCGCCGGTGCAGCTGGTCGAACGACCGGACAACCGAACGGGCGGaatatttcttctcaagCAG gGTCAGTCTCGACGCATTcacgtcgtcatcaacgcCGTCAAAGGATCGGGATCGGGTCCGGTCGCTTTCGAAGCGGTGGAAAAGATCGCCGTTGGCGCTGTTGTGCATCAGAATAAGCAGGCCATATCGCTGGATAGTTACACTGACATTGGACTCGAAAA ACTAAGGGAGAAATGGTCTTCGGCTCTGATGAAGCGAAGAGCCTTTCTCGACGAGCAGATTCATAGGATCGTGGACAAGTCAGGTGGGATCAAAA ATCGAAGCAAAGACGACATGGAACGCGAGTCGGAGCTGATCGACGAGTGGACGTTGCTTCAGTGGGAAAGACAGGCGGTGACGCAGCCCATGCCCGGAACGGGCGTTCCCGGCTCGCCGTCAGTGCGAAACAA ACATCTCGGTCCCGCGATGGAGACGAAAGTGACGTCCGTCTTTCTCGATCTCACCGAAGAGACGATTAGCCTCGGCGAGTTGGCCGTCATTGCCGACGATTACCTCCtagacggcgaagacgacgagagcaTGATCGATCTTCCCATAGTGAAAACGAGCGACAAACAG atcgccgccgtcgcctcgtGGGATTcgtcgcagcacgacaaCGTGCATTTGAacaaggcgacgaacgacaGAGATCGAGTCTATTTAGTTCTCAAG ATGACGGCGAGACTGAGTCATCCGCTGCCCGTCCGCCTCGTTCTCCGCAAGCGCATCTGCGTGAAAATTTACAAAAAATCCGGTCTCGGCATCGCGAGCGTCTTGAAGCAGAAATTCGTGCGAAGCGACAAGCGCGTGCGATGCGGCGCCGTCTACGAAATCGCCGCTGGAATACCAAAA CAAGCCGGTATGGATCGTCCGGCGTCGCCGGATCCCGAACAAATGCTCGCCgccgaggaagaggaggaggaaaacgtCTTGGATCGCGTCTCACACGGCGTGTCATCAGTGATCAGCATATTGAGCTTGGATCGACTGAGACAAGAGGTCGCTGTCAAAGAGCGTCTCGCCGATTTGGGTCGTCCGTTGAAGAAACTCCCTCCGCCGATGACTATAAAGCCTTTG TCGTCGTTGAGTCGAGCCGATTCCGGCACGTTGTATGAAGATACCGAAGAAACGCCG TCTTCTCAGTTGAATTTGAGGGGACTTAGGGTTCCGTCACCGGGAGTTCTCGCTTCCGCTATATCGAAAATCAGCGACAGTAATTCGTTGACTCCGAGTGCCGCTGATCCGACGCACAAGCCCGTTCGACGACTAATCAGCTTGGCacgggaggaggagaaagagaaggagaaggaagtcGAAACGAATCAAGAGGATCAGTCGCTCGGCTCTCTAGCCGAGGATAcgaaagaggacgacgaaggaagtgGGGATTGCAGTGCtgagaaagaagtcgaagagtCGATTGCGAAGGAAGATGCGGAAAGGGCAGTCGAGCCGGAAGAAGAGACAAAggtaaaagaagaagaagagcaggaGGCTCAGAGTtcaacgccgccgctgctTAAGGTGGAGGATTTGGTAGAGGAACAGGAGGAGAAAATCTCTGATATGACGTCTGAGACGGCTACAGTTGCAGTTAGGGACGAGAGCTCCACGACGGACGTTCAGGGAGCGTGTGCGGCGACTGAAGAGGAAAGCAAAGCGGCGGAAAGTGCGAATAGTGAACCTCCAGTAGAAGAAGTGCCGAAAGTATCTGAACCCGAGGAAAGTAGCGTCGAAGTGTCTGTGACCACGGAGGAGACTCCTCCGACTGAAGTAGAGCAACTGTCCGCCGAGCCCGGAGCTTTAAAGAACGCCGATATAGAGGTAAAAGAGACAGGTGATAGTCGCGAGAATAGGGCCGAAGAGACGCCGAGCCCCAGCGCGGTTGCGCCATCGGAACAAGCGCAggctgagaaagaaacggagCGGGAAGAGacttccgtcgccgtcgccagtGAGGAGGCGGAAGAACCGTCAACGTCTGCTAATCAAACGGAAGCACCTTCGCCCAGCGTGGTGGAAACGGAGCGCGAGcagccgtcgccgaaacTAGAAACCGAAAAGATCGAAGTAGAAAAGCCGAGTCCGCAGCCGTCGTCACTAAGCTCCTCCACCTCGCCACCGGTTCGTCCTTCCTCGGCTAAATCGGAGGAAGGGTCGATCGCACTGACTGAATCGAACGAATCCGATATCGAACGACCCactgccgccgtcgccgccgccgcccccgcagcgtcgtcgaatccaAAAAAGGAGATCACCTCTCTACCGGTCGACTCGGAACCTGAAAAGCCCCAGGTGGTTCTCAAAGTTGGCGAAATCGTCATGGTGGACATGGCTCGGGGATACAAAATGGGAACGGTCAAGTACGTGGGCGAAACTCAATTTCAGCCGGGGCAATGGATAGGCGTCGCATTAGACACACCGCACG gcAAGCACAATGGAACTGTCAAGGAAGTCGTCTATTTCAAGTGCAGGCCAAAGCACGGCGTTTTCGTCCGTAGCGATAAAATAGTCAAAGCGCCTgacttgtcgtcgtcgcctaaGCCACCGCCGAAATCCTCCTCGAAGCATAGTCCGACGCCGCCCAGACGAacttctcttccttccaCTAACTCTTCCCGGTTGAAGGGCAGTGGAATGAAGTCGAAGTTCAGCGCTTCTGCATTGAAAAAATGA